The nucleotide window gaaTAAATTCCTTGTTCTCTCATTTCTTGTGGggaatattttaagtttttttttgtttttgttttcatttagtGTTTGAGATCtaatttgatttgaatttgTGCCACGTAAGactaattaaagaagaaaacacttttaaatatagtacaattttttttttatagactCGAACTCGGGATTTATAAGTAAGAGTGGGTGCTATCCATCCTAGCTACCACAACTTTTATAGGACAAGTGCAACGTGAGGTCTTCTCAAAGGGTCGCTCATTTTAGGACTTTCACCTTTTTCAGTTAAGTTTTGTGATTCACTTCACTGCTCCACGTCATAAAATATCAACTTTTGTGTTATGATTTATTGACCAAGGAGGACGATAacgacaataataacaataacatattcagcgTGATATCACAAGTGGAGTATTAATAGAGTGGAATGTAAATAGTTTTATTCTTATCttgtaaaaataaagaaattattttcgATAAACCCTTAACAAATTTAgtataatctcacaagtggAATCAAGATCACGTATTTATAAAAAGACATACTCTCATTTTAATGGagtatttgaagaagaaaaaaactatattCACAATCAATGTCTTTCATATTATTAATTAGGAAGTATTAGTTTTACTTGAAGAAATTGTTTTGCTCTGCAAATGTGTAGAAATTACAAGGTTTTGAGAAATATCGACAATAAGCTACCATTTAAAGTAATATCTAGGTTTTCGCAACCAATGACACTGAAACTAAACTGATCGATTAAAAGTAGTTGataagtattaaatattttaaaaatgtttttaggaGTTAAAAAGTTTTTGAATAGAAGTGATGAAACtcgtattaattaattagtacattgaatgaaaaaagagattataattttttttatacaatataTAGACACCAACTCTTTCTCGAATTCcactttattaatttaaaagtatttcatattaaaaaagACAAATGATATAAAGTTATAAACAGAATATTGAGATTATCTAAACTTATATCTTAAGAATAGTATTTGTGATTATAAAACATACTAGGGCTAATTAGAATttgatcaaataaaaaatgtatataaactataaaattataagTCAGGTGAAAAATTTAAGACTTTTGATTGATTTTCTCAGACTTATAAATACTTGATTTGTacatattgataaaaaaataataactataaatTGATTTGATCGACTTATAAATCTGTATCAAACATTgtcttaattaaattaaaaacatatgaaaacaccaagtcaaacaaattaaacaacCAGAAGAGTGCTTGGTTCGAATTTAGGCCCTAATTTAATTGTTTAAAATCATGGAAGTAATTAAAAGTTTAAGCTAATGTAAATTGTTAGTTACTATACTCTTACATCTAGTATTACTGTTTAATATGCATAGCACTAACGAAattgttatgtatttttatacGTAATGTCCAAGCTAAATTAATAACGATGCAATCGGGTGGCTGTTAATTATCGCCCAAATTCATTGATCCCCTCCATAATCATAATTGAATAAAGTCTTGTCAATCAGGAGAGGTAAAACGAACTTGAAATTTGGTcgggaaagaaaaagaaaaaacataactataaatatctatttcataaatgaaaatctttcaaatcaaaagaattttttttttgcaataattctctttatcatattttaatttttggtgaCTAGAGGTGAATATATTACtatgagatttgggaagaaaaTCTCAATctaaattacttttttataaaGGTCAAATGACAGTTTTGCCATTTTTAATATCCCGTTTGAATTAATATTCCTTTAGTTGGACCAAAAgtgtttattttttcaaacttaAAGGGCCATAATTGCTTTGAGTAATACAATAGGGACCAAAACAAACCTACCTTCAAACTTAAGGGACCATTTGTGTAAAAAACTCCAAActtttctctatatatatttacttcCATGAAATCACAATCTCCATACAAAAAAACCAAATTCACAAAAAACCTTCAAAATTCACAAATTAAAATCAATCATGATAGGTTGGGATGATATATACAAGGTGGTGGTTGGCATGATGCCACTTTATGTAGCACTTATTTTAGGCTATGGTTCAGTAAAATGGTGGCACATGTTTAAGCCAGAACAATGTGACACCATTAATAGATTCAATTGTTTTTTCATCCTCCCATTTTTCAATTTCCAATTCATAGCTAATATCAACCCTTACAACCTCAATTACCTTTTTCTAACCGGAGACGTAATTGCTAAAGCCATAGTGATTCTGATCCTCGTCGTATGGGCTAACTTTTATAGGAAAGGGAGTTTTTCTTGGGGTATAACAACTTTTTCTTTGTCCACTTTGAATAACACACTTGTTGTTGGTGTCCCATTAATGAAGGCTATGTATGGGGATTTAGGTGTTGATCTTGTTGTTCAAGCAGCTGTGATTCAAGCTTTGTTGTGGTTAACTTCATTGTTATTTGCACTTGAGttttggaaaacaaaaatgaataataataataataataataattctgtTGAATTGGGAAATATTAATACTACTACACAAATGAGGAATATTAATAATGCTGAGCTGGCATTTTGGCCTTTGATGAAAGCTGTTTCTACTAAACTTGCTAAGAATCCAAATTCTTATGCTTGTTTTCTTGGTCTCTTTTGGGCTCTTCTAGCTAGCAGGTACGTAAAAGCATACTTTTATTCATTTAATTCAGTTCTTTACGTGTTAACTTGATATTTTGATGAGCTAAATACGTGAAGTTTCTCTTTGATATTGAGATGATTTATTGTGAGGATTGCCTAGCCACGTGTAGTGAAGGACAtgcaaataaggaaaaataatgattttttggACATATATAAGAAATTTATTAGCCTTGACATTAGAGAAATAACAGGTGTGACATTAATGTATTTTGTTGAACTCCCTTGTTTTCAGAACTTTTGTAACTAACTATAGTAgtttttagtaaattttatttacaaatacttttttctaaaaagatatatttttcattttcatgtttggttgtaTTAAAGTGTTCTCTTTTTCCCGCTCCAAGTTACTGTATTAAATAAGTATCGTTTTAGCTTATTTTAGTTGTTGTTTTTTCAGGTGGCATTTTAGAATGCCAAGCATAATAGAGGGATCCATTTTGATAATGTCAAAGGCTGGTAGTGGAGTTGCCATGTTTAGTATGGGTAAGTGTCTTTTAATTAATGTAAAAATAGCAATTACTTTTGATCCTTTATTTAATGAAATAAAGACTAGCATTAAATAACTtctgatttttttgtttaactAACAaccatttttgttctttttatgaactgattttgaccaaaaatgaCTTCTCATTAAAATTATCgaaatttgtaatttatttggtcaaagttttaaaatacaaaattccaAAAAGTGTTTATTTAGGAAAAGAAACTAGAGTACTTTTTCTGcttcaaaaaatagttttaatcgTTCAATTACTACTTAattaaaaacacttatttttctatttggCTACCAGAGAAAATTATCTCGAGATCATAATTTTTGGATTAATTTATTCCACCTCCAAGGTGGGACAAATCAGTAACATCAAGTTAATTTGAGGTATAAATTTATCGAGAGATTATTTATACCTTCAATGTAACcaaacaaagttaaaatttaatttcaaacttAATCGTGGGATATTCAATCTTATTTCATAAATCAAACGTCTCCTGAAAGATTACTCAAGCATCTCAACTCACAAAAAACACACGCTTCTGACTTCCCAAAAGCTCGGCTAATTTAAGTACTCCTTTtgtttctaattacttgtccaatttttcttttttacttgtcccattttacttgttcattttgacaaatcaagaaaggaccatttttttttacctattataccctcaattaattaattttggaaaaggtagaacttcttgaaaatctttaatttttaatttatctacttcataattaataagaataaaatggtaaactcattatgtcaattattattttcttaataggtgtgataattcaaaagtggacaaataattagggacagaagAAGTAATTAATGTCATTCTTTTTCACTAAATAAGagtgttttctcttttttattttatttttaggatTATTCATGGCTTTGCAAGGGAAAATAATTGCATGTGGAGCTGCATTGACAATTTATGCAATGATTTTGAGGTTTGTTGTTGGACCAGCAACAATGGCACTTGGTTGTGTTGTACTGGGCTTGAGAGGAAATGTTTTACGTATCGCGATTATTCaggtaattaattattaaattaatattttaacttttaaatattattatttgtaattatctTATAAATGATACGATAGTATGAGTAATTTGTTATCCTTAAAGTTGATGCGTGTTACAAAGGGATCGGAGCATACACtatagttataattaattatataatatatatttcttttgttccCTTTTATCTGTTCAAATTGTATTTTGCATTCTCCTTAAAGGAAATGATTATTTTACCATGTTACCCTTATATACTGTATTCTGGAAATCCAAATTAATTACTAGTATTTCAATAGTCTTGAAAAATGGTTACTTAATAATAAaggtaaaattaaaaataaataattaactagTATCTATTGATTTGCTAAACTGAATATGtaatcataaaataattatattcattattcatatgaacttatattttattatttcatttataaatatttacttaaatttttagtttaataatattgatattatcTTAAAAATATTGCACTACATGATTTGACATTCAGGTGCAtcaaaattagtatatatatatattgatttcaCAATTTTTAATCATAAAATTGTTATGgttcttaaaattaatataatgaaattattaaaagttttgtattttttattttttttgcaggCTGCATTACCCCAAGCAGTGACATCTTTCGTATATGCTAAAGAATATGGACTTCATGCTGATGTACTTAGTACTGCGTAAGTTCTATTTAACTTTTTAatacatttgaaaaaataaaaatttaattagattATGTAAGGTTTATAGTTGTTTTACTACTTATTAAATCAAAGTTATTAATgacatttaatttttcttaatttcagGGTGATTGTTGGCACCATAATTTCGTTACCTCTATTGATAGCATATTATGCAATTTTGGATATTATGCCTTAAGATACTAACTAGCTAGAAGCTAGTAAGTGTTCGTGGGACATCCGATAAAATTAGAACGATATAACCAAAAGCTAGTAAGAATGTTACTAATTAATGGGTACAACTTTGCTTGTAATTGTAAATTTGTAACAATTTTTGTtatctatttatgatttcattCTAGAATTTTAAGCAAAAAATAGTGTGAAAAGGCTATGCGTTGGTAGTTGGGGCTGTGCCATGGAGTTGGTGGTTGATAATTAGAGGGGAATGCAATATATTTTGTTATCGAGGTCATCTAAATTTAATACTTTCGATATAAAATAtaagtttatatataaaattcactaaaagtaaataatatgtcaaaatttaaaattttaaaaatataatcaatttgTTGCTAAGAGTTTTAATAATTGAACccctaaaatttaatttgaaatctgACTCTAGATGTTAGTCATGCGGAACTAACAAGATTACCTTTAAATTATATGGATTGTAATTCTTATGGTATTAGGCAGAAATGATGCCATTATATTTGTATTGATGCATAATATTTAAggacaattttaaatatatacaataagataattaatttataataaatatagtcatgtttttctttatataaaaaatagtcaaaaagtcatagaaagtatacattgactatacattatgatacactcaaaaaattaaatataacttACATATACATTTGGTATACACTGACCatacattatgatacactcaaaaagtttttttttatacatgaaGTAAATATTGTCTATTCAATATCGACCAACTCAAAATCACTTCTAATTAAACACtctcaaattttagatatgcaATCCTCTCGATGTTTCGAATATTTGATAAATTCGCACgaaaaaattcatgtaatttcttttagtttttaaaaaggAGAAACAACGAAGAAGAAGAGAGTTTGCGTCGGCCATTAATTTCTTTAGTAAATAATATGACCGAATGACCAATTTTTCTAAAGAAAAGTTGGGctaaataaatttatgaactGACATTGTGCATAATCAtttctgatatatatatatatatatgtatatatatatatatatataaataaagtaaaattctttcttttaacaaaaatatatatatgtaaaacaaatatGTCCGATAGAGGACATTCAACACGGGATGAATAATTATCAAGTACATACACATGTTCCAAAAGGGCAATCAACTATTTcctctgtctctaattactAGTCcattttgaattgacacattaagaaaataatgattgatataaTAATTGaccaattttgttttaaaaaatattgaacgAATGATACAAGCAACCAATTTTGAAGAACTATCAAGTGAAGCAAGAAAAATACTCAATACTAGGATTCAAATACctaataaaaacaagaaaatttatgtaaaaatgAAGACAACATAAAAGAAACATATGATAGTGATGCTAATACACATAGCATTAGGATATAACATTTGATAGAGCTCTAGATAGAGTTAACATTAACTTTTTGAGCGTCAAATCTTTACTGATCCTTGAAATTCGactaacaattttatttttcggCATAGATTTATTCATATATCACCTTCAACCATATATACATGAAGTTTAATCATGTAAGTGACCTCCCAACTTTAAACAAGATTTTTTATAACTTCGGGCTCGAatgtttgaaatatttgaaaagtagttaaaataaattttaatacacTATGAATATAACTTATACGATGTCCTAAATCGACTATTTGTGAACTTAACTCGTTATAAATTCTCCTATGATATGTGTGAGTTTAATTCTCactatctttttttaattattttttttctttttcctgatcccttatttataataaaataataactattaatttttttaaatgtgagAAGGGGTTAGACAACATCTGCAATACCAGTGtcgtttttttaattttttttttattatatgatttATTAGAATGTTTTGACTTTATTTTATgc belongs to Solanum stenotomum isolate F172 chromosome 1, ASM1918654v1, whole genome shotgun sequence and includes:
- the LOC125844066 gene encoding auxin efflux carrier component 5, which translates into the protein MIGWDDIYKVVVGMMPLYVALILGYGSVKWWHMFKPEQCDTINRFNCFFILPFFNFQFIANINPYNLNYLFLTGDVIAKAIVILILVVWANFYRKGSFSWGITTFSLSTLNNTLVVGVPLMKAMYGDLGVDLVVQAAVIQALLWLTSLLFALEFWKTKMNNNNNNNNSVELGNINTTTQMRNINNAELAFWPLMKAVSTKLAKNPNSYACFLGLFWALLASRWHFRMPSIIEGSILIMSKAGSGVAMFSMGLFMALQGKIIACGAALTIYAMILRFVVGPATMALGCVVLGLRGNVLRIAIIQAALPQAVTSFVYAKEYGLHADVLSTAVIVGTIISLPLLIAYYAILDIMP